Proteins from a single region of Crassaminicella profunda:
- the hydE gene encoding [FeFe] hydrogenase H-cluster radical SAM maturase HydE encodes MNTQKIIDKIVETSQGSIDELINILNSDCDAYLFKQADQVRKKCCGNEIHLRAIIEFSNHCRCDCSYCGINRQNTSLTRYRMELDEIIDYAKKAYAAGYQTMVLQSGEDPWYTREKISYIIKGIKKLGDIAITLSVGERDYDTYKQWKVDGADRFLIKHETADEALYNSLHPHSSFKNRIQCLKDLKELGYQIGSGFMIGLPGQTLDTLAKDILLLKELDVDMAGMGPFIPHPKTKLKNYPVGSSYLTLKALALTRILLKRPHLPTTTALEVTNIKDRKNAFYTGANVIMRKVQPYKYRKLYEIYPNPSIHEKSIGKERKEVEDYIKIIGRKVANTRGDSIHL; translated from the coding sequence ATGAATACACAAAAAATTATTGATAAAATCGTAGAAACTTCTCAAGGTAGTATAGATGAGCTAATAAATATATTGAATTCTGATTGTGATGCTTATTTATTTAAACAAGCTGATCAGGTAAGGAAAAAGTGCTGTGGTAATGAAATACACTTAAGAGCTATCATTGAATTTTCAAATCATTGTAGATGTGATTGCTCCTATTGTGGGATCAATAGACAAAATACATCTTTAACTCGATACCGAATGGAACTAGATGAAATTATTGATTATGCAAAAAAAGCATATGCAGCTGGCTATCAAACCATGGTTCTTCAATCTGGAGAAGATCCATGGTACACTCGAGAAAAAATTTCTTATATCATTAAGGGTATTAAAAAACTTGGTGATATTGCTATTACCTTAAGTGTTGGCGAAAGGGATTATGATACTTACAAACAGTGGAAAGTAGATGGTGCAGATAGATTCCTTATCAAACACGAAACAGCAGATGAAGCTTTATATAATTCTCTTCATCCTCATTCTTCTTTTAAAAATAGAATACAGTGCTTAAAAGACCTTAAAGAGTTAGGATATCAAATAGGCAGCGGCTTTATGATTGGACTTCCTGGTCAAACATTAGATACCCTTGCAAAGGATATACTTCTTTTAAAGGAATTAGATGTGGATATGGCAGGAATGGGACCATTTATTCCCCATCCTAAAACAAAGCTTAAAAATTATCCTGTAGGAAGCTCCTATCTTACTTTAAAAGCCCTTGCCCTTACGAGGATTTTGTTGAAAAGACCCCATTTACCCACTACTACTGCTCTCGAAGTAACAAATATAAAAGATCGTAAAAATGCTTTTTACACAGGAGCAAATGTAATTATGCGTAAAGTGCAACCATATAAATATAGAAAATTATACGAAATATATCCAAACCCTTCTATTCATGAGAAAAGCATAGGAAAAGAAAGAAAAGAAGTAGAAGATTATATAAAAATAATAGGAAGAAAAGTAGCTAATACCCGGGGAGATTCTATTCATCTATAA
- a CDS encoding MATE family efflux transporter, whose translation MFKSPFYKNLLKIAFPIMIQYFITSSLNLMDNFMIGRLGEEAVAALGIANQYFFLLNIMIMGIYSGCNVLIAQFWGKKDIMSIKKVLGISLVLGVIVSVGFTFFGRFFSDEVITIFNKNNEVINLGKNYLELVCISYVFMAISLAFGIGSRGVQKAFLPMICSACALVLNVFFNYVFIFGNFNMPAMGVRGAALATLIARVCEMILILFLIYRKDHALKASVSEMLAFNVEFFKDIMKVTVPVIINELCWGLGMVIYSVIYGNMGTKAIAAVQICMTVQNMFFIVLFAVSNAACVMVGNEIGKDDFETAKDYARKLIKICLVLSLVMGLALATSSKFILNFYKISHEVYTSSLYMLLITAFILPVRFINVLLIVGVLRGGGDTSYVLKIELATMWLVGVPICIIGAFILKIAVYEVFFFVTIEEVVKCILSIKRYRSKKWMKNLVQGINAV comes from the coding sequence ATGTTCAAATCACCTTTTTATAAAAATCTTTTAAAAATTGCTTTTCCTATAATGATTCAATATTTTATTACATCTTCTCTCAATTTGATGGATAACTTTATGATTGGAAGACTTGGAGAAGAAGCTGTTGCTGCTTTGGGGATTGCTAATCAATACTTTTTTCTATTAAATATTATGATCATGGGTATTTATTCAGGATGCAATGTATTGATTGCTCAATTTTGGGGCAAAAAAGATATTATGAGTATAAAAAAAGTTTTAGGGATATCCCTTGTGTTAGGTGTGATTGTAAGTGTAGGGTTCACATTTTTTGGAAGGTTCTTTAGTGATGAAGTGATCACTATATTTAATAAGAATAATGAAGTTATAAATCTTGGGAAAAATTATCTTGAACTTGTATGCATCAGCTATGTGTTTATGGCTATATCTCTTGCATTTGGGATAGGAAGTAGAGGGGTTCAAAAAGCTTTTTTACCTATGATTTGTAGTGCATGTGCTCTTGTTTTAAATGTGTTTTTTAATTATGTATTTATCTTTGGTAATTTTAATATGCCTGCTATGGGAGTAAGAGGAGCTGCCCTTGCGACTTTGATTGCTAGAGTATGTGAAATGATTTTGATTCTTTTCTTAATATATAGAAAAGATCATGCTTTAAAAGCTTCAGTTAGTGAAATGCTAGCTTTCAATGTTGAATTTTTTAAAGATATTATGAAAGTGACAGTGCCTGTAATCATTAATGAGCTTTGTTGGGGGTTAGGGATGGTTATATATTCGGTCATTTATGGAAATATGGGAACAAAAGCTATTGCAGCAGTTCAAATATGTATGACGGTTCAAAACATGTTCTTTATTGTGCTGTTTGCAGTTTCTAATGCAGCTTGTGTGATGGTGGGAAATGAAATTGGAAAAGATGATTTTGAGACAGCTAAGGATTATGCAAGAAAATTGATTAAAATATGTTTAGTATTATCTTTGGTAATGGGGTTAGCTCTTGCTACTTCTTCAAAATTTATTTTGAATTTCTATAAAATTTCCCATGAGGTATATACGAGTTCTTTATATATGCTTTTAATTACAGCTTTCATATTGCCTGTTAGATTTATAAATGTTCTTTTGATTGTAGGTGTGTTAAGAGGTGGAGGCGATACTTCTTATGTTTTAAAAATAGAGCTTGCAACCATGTGGTTAGTAGGGGTGCCTATATGTATTATTGGGGCATTTATTCTTAAAATAGCAGTGTATGAAGTGTTTTTCTTTGTAACTATTGAAGAAGTAGTGAAATGTATACTTTCTATAAAAAGATATAGATCTAAGAAATGGATGAAAAATCTTGTGCAAGGTATAAATGCAGTTTAA
- a CDS encoding LysR family transcriptional regulator: MNLQHLRSFYITVKCNSISKAAKTLHLTQPGLSMQLQNLEKELNASLLTRSNKGVKLTEEGKVVFDYADTLLSIQGNIERDLKSLQQDQPQLMIGSCKSVGDYALPCSIYTFKQLHKEVNIQLEVNSSTEVIENLRQHTINIGIIQHDPKVNDMVTQTIISDELLLVGNQKDAPKQISLEELKKLPLILREKNSGTRYLVREALERKGIGLEDLNVIYDLNSLEAIKSSILAGKGFSFLPKLIIQQELKELSIQPVVVEDLTIHFDYYIASRKKYKFTHYEQMFVDFIISHKRGFC, encoded by the coding sequence ATGAATCTTCAACATCTACGTTCATTTTATATAACTGTAAAATGTAATAGCATATCAAAAGCTGCAAAAACTCTTCACCTTACTCAACCAGGACTAAGTATGCAACTTCAAAATCTAGAAAAAGAATTAAATGCAAGTCTTCTAACAAGAAGTAATAAAGGGGTAAAATTAACAGAAGAGGGAAAAGTGGTATTTGACTATGCAGATACCTTACTATCTATCCAAGGAAATATTGAAAGAGATTTGAAAAGTTTACAACAAGATCAACCACAGCTAATGATTGGATCTTGTAAAAGCGTAGGAGATTATGCTCTTCCTTGTAGCATTTACACTTTTAAGCAACTTCACAAAGAAGTGAATATTCAGCTAGAGGTAAATAGTTCTACAGAAGTCATTGAAAATCTACGTCAGCATACTATTAATATTGGTATCATTCAACATGATCCAAAAGTAAATGATATGGTTACACAAACAATCATTTCAGATGAATTACTTTTAGTAGGCAATCAAAAGGATGCACCGAAGCAAATCTCTTTAGAAGAACTAAAAAAACTTCCTCTAATTTTACGTGAAAAGAACTCAGGGACACGCTATTTAGTAAGAGAAGCACTAGAAAGAAAAGGAATTGGGTTGGAAGACTTAAATGTCATTTATGATCTTAATTCCTTAGAAGCTATTAAATCTTCTATTCTTGCAGGGAAAGGATTTTCTTTTTTACCAAAATTAATTATCCAGCAAGAACTAAAAGAACTAAGTATCCAACCAGTTGTGGTAGAGGATTTAACTATTCACTTTGATTACTACATCGCTTCAAGAAAAAAATATAAATTCACCCACTACGAGCAAATGTTTGTAGATTTTATAATTTCACACAAAAGAGGATTTTGCTAA
- a CDS encoding YeeE/YedE thiosulfate transporter family protein, with the protein MKPIVTWLKKPWPYWVGGILLGLLNVILLAMSGISWQITSGFLLWGVGILKWFGLDPLSWEYFEHFQHYYEPVITKYNVFLNQYTILNMGVIVGSFIATLLASQLKWKKIKNRRQLVFALLGGIMMGYGTRLAVGCNIGAFFSGIPSFSLHAWVFGLFAILGALVGSKILIRFLL; encoded by the coding sequence ATGAAGCCCATTGTCACATGGCTAAAAAAGCCTTGGCCTTATTGGGTAGGAGGAATTCTATTAGGACTTTTGAATGTGATTTTGTTGGCTATGAGTGGGATTAGCTGGCAGATTACCAGTGGATTTTTACTGTGGGGCGTTGGAATTTTAAAATGGTTTGGGTTAGACCCTCTTAGTTGGGAGTATTTTGAACATTTTCAACATTATTATGAACCAGTGATTACAAAGTATAATGTATTTTTGAATCAATATACCATTTTAAATATGGGTGTGATTGTAGGTTCTTTTATTGCAACCTTGTTAGCGTCTCAATTGAAATGGAAAAAAATAAAAAATAGAAGACAATTGGTTTTTGCTCTTTTGGGTGGAATTATGATGGGATATGGAACAAGACTTGCCGTGGGTTGTAATATAGGGGCTTTTTTTAGTGGGATTCCCTCTTTTTCTTTACATGCTTGGGTATTTGGACTATTTGCTATATTAGGCGCGTTAGTTGGTAGTAAAATTTTAATTCGATTTTTGTTATAA
- a CDS encoding sulfurtransferase TusA family protein → MAVREIDCLYELCPVPLLKAMKELKTMEVGDVVIIRSDHSCVGANIKEWAVKNQYPVEVVEVEDGEWEVYIEKTK, encoded by the coding sequence ATGGCAGTAAGAGAAATTGATTGTTTATATGAATTATGTCCTGTTCCTTTGTTGAAAGCTATGAAGGAGTTAAAAACAATGGAAGTGGGAGATGTTGTGATTATACGCTCTGACCATAGTTGTGTTGGAGCAAATATAAAGGAATGGGCAGTGAAAAACCAATACCCCGTTGAGGTAGTTGAAGTAGAGGATGGAGAATGGGAAGTTTATATTGAAAAAACAAAATAG
- a CDS encoding YeeE/YedE thiosulfate transporter family protein has translation MSNEMARLIEKRNGAKKKKNQIPFGIILLILALTLCIGFWQKEYKLAICWILGIGIGIVLRYSRFCFAAALRDPFLVKDTRLFRGMLLAMMVSTIGFAVIQYVYIQKNPIEYDFIPGAVTSVGIHVVIGAFLFGVGMVIAGGCSSGVLMRIGEGHALQWMVLLGFFIGTILGAKHYGFWYEHIIEHAKTIYFFEYFDFKIVVLGQLLVLFGLYVLAIWYENRYRKDM, from the coding sequence TTGTCAAATGAAATGGCTAGATTAATTGAAAAACGAAATGGGGCAAAAAAGAAGAAAAATCAAATTCCTTTTGGGATTATTTTGCTAATTCTTGCACTGACTCTTTGTATAGGATTTTGGCAAAAGGAGTATAAGTTGGCTATATGCTGGATTTTAGGAATTGGGATAGGCATTGTTCTTCGTTATTCACGATTTTGTTTTGCAGCAGCACTTAGAGATCCTTTTCTTGTGAAGGATACAAGATTATTTAGAGGGATGCTTTTGGCCATGATGGTGAGCACCATTGGTTTTGCTGTAATTCAATATGTTTATATTCAGAAAAATCCTATTGAGTATGATTTTATTCCAGGGGCTGTCACCTCTGTAGGTATTCATGTGGTCATAGGTGCTTTTTTATTTGGTGTAGGAATGGTTATTGCGGGAGGATGTAGTTCTGGTGTATTGATGCGAATTGGAGAAGGACATGCCCTTCAATGGATGGTTCTTTTGGGATTTTTCATTGGAACGATCCTAGGAGCAAAACATTATGGTTTTTGGTATGAACATATTATTGAGCATGCAAAGACCATTTATTTCTTTGAATACTTTGATTTCAAAATAGTTGTGTTAGGACAACTTTTGGTATTATTTGGTTTATATGTACTAGCAATATGGTATGAAAATAGATATAGAAAAGATATGTAA
- a CDS encoding cold-shock protein gives MTGTVKWFNSDKGFGFITTEEGNDVFAHFSQINKEGFKTLEEGQKVSFDVVEGAKGPQAENITVL, from the coding sequence ATGACAGGTACAGTAAAATGGTTTAACAGTGACAAAGGATTTGGATTCATCACTACAGAAGAAGGAAATGATGTATTCGCTCATTTCTCACAAATCAACAAAGAAGGATTCAAAACTCTAGAAGAAGGTCAAAAAGTAAGTTTTGACGTTGTTGAAGGAGCTAAAGGTCCTCAAGCTGAAAACATTACAGTATTATAA
- a CDS encoding DUF1846 domain-containing protein — protein MKKGFDPKKYLEEQSKFILERVNDYDKLYLEFGGKLLFDLHAKRVLPGFDENAKIKLLHKLKEKVEVVICVYAGDIERNKIRGDFGITYDMDVLRLIDDLRSHELDVNSVVITRYDNQPATTVFMNKLERRGIKVYTHRATKGYPTDVDMIVSDEGYGKNPYIETTKPIVVVTAPGPGSGKLATCLSQLYHEYKRGRVAGYSKFETFPVWNVPLKHPLNIAYESATVDLKDVNMIDSFHFDAYKEITVNYNRDIETFPVLKRIIEKITGEEAVYKSPTDMGVNQVGFGIIDDEIVKEASKQEIIRRYFKTGCEYKKGYVDLETFHRAKLIMEELHLKADDRKVVIPARERSVKLKEELSKNEQCSAVALQLHDGTILTGKSSNIMDAAAAVILNAIKNLANIADEMHLISPVILETIINLKSKTFNSKITALTCEEILIALSMSAATNPMAQVAMEKLSMLKGCQAHSTTILNTNDEQTFRKLDIDVTCDPEYPSDSLYYNN, from the coding sequence ATGAAAAAAGGTTTTGATCCAAAAAAATATTTAGAAGAACAATCAAAGTTTATACTTGAAAGAGTAAATGATTATGACAAGCTTTATTTAGAGTTTGGAGGAAAACTATTATTTGATTTACATGCAAAAAGAGTACTTCCAGGTTTTGATGAAAACGCAAAGATCAAATTACTTCATAAGCTAAAAGAAAAGGTTGAAGTGGTTATTTGTGTTTATGCTGGGGATATTGAAAGAAATAAAATCCGTGGGGATTTTGGAATCACTTACGATATGGATGTTTTAAGATTGATAGATGATTTAAGATCCCATGAGTTGGATGTGAATAGTGTTGTCATTACTAGATATGACAATCAGCCTGCAACAACTGTATTTATGAATAAGCTAGAGAGAAGAGGCATTAAGGTATATACCCATCGTGCAACAAAGGGATATCCTACAGATGTGGATATGATTGTTAGTGATGAAGGGTATGGAAAGAATCCATATATTGAAACTACAAAGCCTATTGTAGTTGTAACGGCTCCAGGACCTGGTAGTGGGAAGCTTGCTACTTGCTTAAGTCAGTTATACCATGAGTATAAAAGGGGACGTGTGGCAGGATATTCTAAATTTGAAACATTCCCTGTTTGGAATGTACCACTAAAGCATCCGTTAAATATTGCATATGAGTCTGCAACAGTGGATTTAAAGGATGTCAATATGATTGACTCTTTCCATTTTGATGCATACAAAGAGATTACAGTAAATTATAATCGTGATATTGAAACATTCCCTGTACTTAAAAGAATTATTGAAAAAATAACAGGGGAGGAAGCTGTTTATAAATCACCTACAGATATGGGTGTAAATCAGGTCGGATTTGGTATTATTGATGATGAGATTGTAAAAGAAGCTTCAAAACAAGAGATTATTAGAAGATATTTTAAAACAGGTTGTGAGTATAAAAAAGGCTATGTAGATTTAGAGACTTTCCATAGAGCAAAGCTGATTATGGAAGAGCTTCATCTTAAAGCTGACGATCGTAAGGTAGTGATTCCAGCTAGAGAAAGAAGTGTTAAGCTAAAGGAAGAGTTATCTAAAAATGAACAATGTTCAGCAGTAGCGCTGCAGCTTCATGATGGAACAATCTTAACAGGAAAAAGTTCAAACATCATGGATGCAGCAGCAGCAGTAATTTTAAATGCAATTAAAAATCTTGCCAATATTGCAGATGAAATGCATTTAATTTCACCAGTAATCTTAGAGACAATTATTAACCTAAAATCAAAAACTTTTAATAGTAAGATTACAGCATTAACTTGTGAAGAAATTTTAATTGCACTAAGCATGAGTGCAGCAACTAATCCTATGGCTCAAGTAGCTATGGAAAAACTATCTATGCTAAAGGGATGTCAGGCTCATTCTACAACTATTTTAAATACAAATGATGAGCAGACATTTAGAAAATTGGACATAGATGTTACCTGTGATCCTGAATATCCATCAGATAGTTTGTATTATAATAATTAG
- a CDS encoding class I SAM-dependent methyltransferase: protein MEVASFLKNYIKYPRMIGAICPSSKALANKMMEKINFENARCIVEYGPGTGVFTEELIKRKKKDTVLFVMELNDDLYDLLKFKYGHTKNVYIIHDSAEKVNKYINRFGFEYVDYIVSGLPFAAFPEDLSNDILTNTVKLLKKDGKFITFQYTLLKRNLMRKFFQEVSIAYEFRNIPPAFVFNCGRQEVE from the coding sequence ATGGAAGTAGCTTCTTTTTTAAAAAATTATATAAAGTACCCTAGAATGATTGGGGCCATTTGTCCTAGCTCTAAAGCCCTTGCAAATAAAATGATGGAAAAGATAAATTTTGAAAATGCTAGATGTATTGTGGAGTATGGTCCAGGTACAGGGGTTTTTACAGAAGAACTAATAAAGAGAAAGAAAAAAGATACAGTTTTATTTGTAATGGAATTAAATGATGATTTGTATGATTTACTAAAATTTAAATATGGACATACTAAAAATGTTTATATTATTCATGATTCTGCAGAAAAAGTAAACAAGTATATAAACAGATTTGGATTTGAATATGTAGATTATATAGTATCTGGATTACCTTTTGCGGCCTTCCCAGAGGATTTATCAAATGATATTTTAACAAATACAGTAAAGCTATTAAAAAAAGATGGCAAATTTATTACATTTCAATACACTTTATTAAAAAGAAATCTAATGAGAAAGTTTTTCCAAGAGGTTAGTATTGCCTATGAATTTAGAAATATTCCTCCCGCATTTGTATTTAACTGTGGAAGGCAAGAAGTCGAATGA
- a CDS encoding sensor histidine kinase, translated as MKDKLKKVDIKGLIDLLKKSIPLYKLMKKKITSNIRLELVGTFTICIFISILFFFVSIGFIGIFQIHPYMNYSDGINNMQWKTESLVSKLSKQEYSIQDKENIKKIIDDYAENHVKILITDLDGKVNYKTKNGDEIQVDLYNVIKNVNENRYEDSKTWRGREPIQEQVFIYPINFKDQRSYLILKGIPDGEIKYFYDDIDVIVPVMIVISVMLLLYLVFILTKRKVQYIQEISEGLIEISKGNLDFRIVKKGEDELGLLAQNINHMSESLEKKIEEERRAEATKNELITNVSHDLRTPLTSIIGYLGLIKEKRYKDEQDLEEYTRIAFHKSEKLKILIDDLFEYTKVANKGIELNKIYVNLNEFLDQLIEEFVPIFEENNLELEKEIVEEKLNILIDPDKTVRVFENLLMNAVKYSFKPGKIKISIYKDDYHGVVCIENKGKTIPKDEISYLFERFYKGDKSRTSEDEGTGLGLAIAKSIVEIQGGNIWATCEEENIRFFVSFKC; from the coding sequence TTGAAAGATAAGTTAAAAAAGGTAGATATAAAAGGATTGATCGATTTATTGAAGAAGAGTATTCCTCTATATAAGCTAATGAAGAAAAAGATCACAAGTAATATTCGATTAGAACTTGTTGGAACTTTTACAATATGTATATTTATTAGTATCCTGTTCTTTTTTGTATCTATAGGTTTTATTGGGATTTTTCAAATTCACCCTTACATGAATTATAGTGATGGTATAAACAACATGCAATGGAAGACAGAATCATTAGTAAGTAAACTATCAAAGCAGGAATATAGCATTCAGGATAAAGAAAATATAAAAAAAATAATAGATGACTATGCTGAGAATCATGTGAAAATATTGATTACAGATTTAGATGGAAAAGTGAATTACAAGACAAAGAATGGGGATGAAATACAAGTAGATTTATATAATGTCATTAAAAATGTTAATGAAAACAGATATGAAGATTCAAAAACCTGGAGAGGTCGTGAGCCCATACAGGAGCAAGTATTTATTTATCCAATAAATTTTAAAGATCAGAGAAGTTATCTTATTTTAAAGGGAATACCGGATGGAGAAATTAAATATTTTTATGATGATATAGATGTTATTGTTCCTGTTATGATTGTTATATCAGTAATGCTTTTATTATATCTAGTTTTTATTTTAACAAAAAGAAAAGTACAATATATTCAGGAAATATCAGAGGGTCTAATAGAGATTTCAAAGGGAAATTTAGATTTTAGAATTGTTAAAAAGGGAGAGGATGAATTAGGTCTACTTGCTCAAAATATCAACCATATGAGTGAATCTTTAGAGAAAAAGATAGAAGAAGAAAGAAGAGCAGAAGCTACAAAAAATGAGCTCATTACCAATGTATCTCATGATTTGAGGACACCTCTTACGTCTATTATAGGATATTTAGGGTTAATAAAAGAGAAAAGATATAAGGATGAACAAGATTTAGAAGAGTATACTCGAATTGCTTTTCATAAATCTGAAAAATTAAAAATCCTTATAGATGATTTATTTGAATATACAAAGGTAGCGAATAAAGGAATAGAATTAAATAAAATATATGTAAATCTTAATGAATTTTTAGATCAGTTAATAGAAGAGTTTGTACCTATTTTTGAAGAGAATAATCTAGAATTAGAAAAAGAGATAGTAGAAGAAAAATTAAATATATTAATAGATCCAGATAAAACTGTAAGAGTATTTGAAAATCTATTGATGAATGCAGTGAAATATAGCTTTAAACCAGGGAAAATTAAAATAAGTATTTACAAAGATGATTATCATGGAGTCGTTTGTATTGAAAATAAAGGCAAAACTATTCCTAAAGATGAAATCTCTTATTTATTTGAAAGGTTTTATAAAGGGGATAAATCTAGAACATCAGAGGATGAAGGAACGGGTCTTGGACTAGCTATAGCGAAAAGTATTGTAGAAATACAAGGAGGAAATATTTGGGCTACCTGTGAGGAAGAAAATATAAGATTTTTTGTAAGTTTTAAGTGTTAA
- a CDS encoding response regulator transcription factor, protein MSQENILVVDDEKEIRDLIKIYLENEGYTIILASNGEEALKILEDQEVHLIILDIMMPKMDGIKACMKIREEKNMPIIMLSAKSEDMDKIMGLTTGADDYMTKPFNPLELVARAKSQLRRYIKLNIKKAESDSIIEIDELVICIDTHEVKVRGENIKLTPTEFEILELLSRNRGIVFSIEKIYERVWKEDFHDANNTVMVHIRKIREKIEENPRKPKFIKTVWGVGYKVER, encoded by the coding sequence ATGAGTCAGGAAAATATTCTCGTAGTAGATGATGAAAAAGAAATTAGAGATTTAATAAAGATTTACTTAGAAAATGAAGGATATACTATAATTTTAGCTTCTAATGGAGAAGAAGCATTAAAAATATTAGAAGATCAAGAAGTTCATTTGATTATATTGGATATTATGATGCCCAAAATGGATGGAATAAAGGCTTGTATGAAAATTCGAGAGGAAAAAAATATGCCGATTATTATGCTCTCAGCAAAAAGTGAAGATATGGATAAGATTATGGGGCTGACTACAGGGGCAGATGATTATATGACAAAACCTTTTAATCCATTAGAGTTAGTAGCGAGAGCAAAATCTCAATTGAGAAGATATATAAAATTGAATATAAAAAAAGCAGAAAGTGATTCTATTATTGAAATAGATGAATTAGTCATTTGCATAGATACTCATGAAGTGAAAGTAAGAGGGGAAAATATAAAGCTTACTCCTACAGAATTTGAAATATTAGAGCTTTTATCAAGAAATAGGGGGATTGTATTTAGTATAGAGAAGATTTATGAACGAGTATGGAAAGAAGATTTTCATGATGCAAATAATACAGTAATGGTGCATATTCGAAAAATAAGAGAGAAGATTGAAGAAAATCCAAGAAAACCTAAATTCATAAAAACTGTATGGGGAGTGGGATATAAAGTTGAAAGATAA
- a CDS encoding TlpA family protein disulfide reductase codes for MKKKTKIGLIIGTVLLGLMGFIFIDVHPDGSISLDGDGFYKRHFMNKEKFVNLEEKAEKLATNPLEDKMVPAFKAKDMDGNEITEKLFKEHKLTMINLWGTFCGPCINEMPDLEKLSEEISKKDVNLVGIIADVKKDKNKKEAENIIKKTGVTYVNIIPDQVLLDEIVSKFDYVPASIFIDQKGNILKTHVAGANSYEEYLEIVNEILERNNKQ; via the coding sequence ATGAAAAAGAAAACAAAAATTGGATTAATAATAGGGACTGTACTACTAGGACTAATGGGTTTTATATTTATAGACGTTCATCCTGATGGAAGTATTTCCTTAGATGGGGATGGATTTTACAAACGTCATTTTATGAATAAAGAGAAGTTTGTTAATTTAGAAGAAAAGGCTGAGAAGTTAGCAACAAATCCACTTGAAGACAAAATGGTTCCAGCATTCAAGGCAAAAGATATGGATGGAAATGAGATAACAGAAAAATTATTTAAAGAGCACAAGCTAACGATGATCAATTTATGGGGAACTTTTTGTGGTCCATGTATCAACGAAATGCCAGATTTAGAAAAGCTGTCTGAAGAAATTTCTAAAAAAGATGTGAATCTTGTAGGAATTATTGCAGATGTTAAAAAGGATAAAAATAAAAAAGAAGCTGAAAATATTATTAAGAAAACAGGTGTAACATATGTGAATATTATTCCAGATCAGGTATTGTTAGATGAAATTGTAAGTAAATTTGACTATGTTCCTGCATCTATCTTTATAGATCAAAAAGGAAATATTTTAAAGACACATGTTGCAGGAGCAAATTCTTATGAAGAGTATCTTGAAATTGTGAATGAAATCTTAGAAAGAAATAATAAGCAATGA